The Deltaproteobacteria bacterium genomic interval GGCGCAAGCGCAAAATTCATGACGCTGAACATACCGAATACTCCGATTGCCTGGCTTCTCCTGGAGGGGGAGGAAACATCCGCCACCAGGGTGCCCGCCGATACAAAACAGAGGGAAAGAGCCGCTCCGTGGAGCAATCTCAAAAGCGGAAACAGGAAATTTAACGTATCCAGATACGCAAAAGGGAGCGTAGTAAACGACATCAGTAGCCCGCCTGAGACCAGAAACCACTTTTTCCCCCACCGGTCTATTAATATTCCCACAGACGGGGTAGTAAGAATCGTTGCCATCGAGGCCGCTCCCATAATAAACCCTATCGCGGACTCGCCGCCGCCGAGCTCCTCGATCCGGAGGGGCAACAGAATAAACGAATGATAGTTGAAGAAGAAAATGAACGAGGAGACCGTGATCAGAATAAAATCCCTGTTGAAAAGCGGTCTTCCGAACTGGACGTCTTTTTCCGCAGTGGTATTTAAATGCTGAGCCATAGCAACATCAACCGGAAGTGTTAACTTACATCACAAAATAGAGAAGAAAAATCTACGTTCCTCAGGTTATACTTATAACAGGAACCACGATTTAGAGCCTCGATAATATTGAAAAGAGGGGATAATGATAAAAAATCTTGCAATAATCGTGCTTGCGATCCTTTTGGCAGTTTCCTCCTACCTGCTCTATTACAACAAGAATATTACCATAGAACTGGGACAGAGCGCGTATAAAAAGACGGGTGTCAGGGTTGAGACCGGTGAAGCAGAACCAGCGGATTTATTCGAAGCGGAATTAGAGGGGACGGTCCGGGAAAAGGAGCTTTCGGTGGAAGGCGGCGGAGAACAGGTTGAAATCGTGGATTCGGAATTTGAACCCGAAATCCACCTCGATCCCACTCTGGGAATGACGATCAGCCCGGAGCAGCAAATCGTCTCGAGCTATAAAATTATCGGCCCCAGAAAATTCGCGCTTCTGACCGATAACGATGTTACTATGGTAGAGATCAATCTGGATACGGGGGATGTGAAGATAAATCCTGACTACGATCTTAATGAGGCTTCGACACAGTTCTGGAAATCGATAGGGAAAAAATATCCCGAAGTCTGTTTTACGGAATAAACGAAACGTTGCTTAAAGTCAGCAAGAGTAAACTACTCTGCCGTTTACAATCGTGCAAATAACCGCTCCCGATAATTCCCAGCCGTGAAAGGGCGTATTTTTGCTCTTGGAATGGAATTTGTCCCTGTCAACCGTGTACCTTCTTTCGGCGTCAAAAATTACGACATCGGCGGGGGCTCCCGGATTTAAAGTGCCCCTTTCGATATTCACGATTTTTGACGGAATATAAGTCATTTTAGCGATCATATCGTGAAGACTTATCACACCCTGCTCCACGAGCCTGAGTGAAAGCGGAAGCGCTGTTTCAAGCCCGACGATTCCGAAAGGCGCGAGATCGAACTCGACTTTCTTTTCGTCCTCGCTGTGAGGGGCATGGTCGGTTGCTATGACGTCTATAGTCCCGTCCCGGAGGCCTTCCCTTACAGCCTCCATGTCGGATTCGCCTCTCAGGGGTGGATTCATTTTGGAGTTAGTGTCGTACTCCCCGACCGCTTTATCCGTGAGCGTAAAGTGGTGAGGAGCGGCTTCGGCGGTTACGTTTACGCCTCTTGCCTTGGCATCCCTTATCAGCCTTACGGAGCCCGCTGTCGAGACATGACATATATGAAGGTGCGTGCCGGTGAGCTCGGCGAGCGTAATGTCACGGGAAACCATGACGTCTTCAGAAGCCGCCGGAATTCCTTTGAGACCTAAAAGAGTGGACATATCTCCCTCATTCATCACCCCGCTTGCGGATAGATTCCTGTCTTCCGCATGCGATATCACAGGAATCCCGAACGCCTTAACGTACTCCATAGCATGACGCATTACCTTTGAGTTCATGACAGGCATACCGTCGTCCGATACCCCTACGCATCCCGCCTCATACATCTCGCCTATCTGGGCGAGGGTTTCTCCCTTTTCCCCTTTGGTGATCGCGCCGATAGGGAAAACGTTTACTATCCCCTCTGTTCGTGCTTTAAGCATTATGTATTCGGTAACAGAAGCGTTGTCGTTTATCGGGTTCGTGTTCGGCATGCACACGATCGACGTAAACCCGCCGGCCGCGGCTGACTCGCACCCGCTTCGGATAGTCTCTTTGTACTCATAGCCGGGCTCCCTCAAGTGAACGTGGATGTCAACGAATCCGGGCGAGACTATCTTCCTCCCGGCATCGATTACTTTATACTTCGAGTTGTTTTCGAACTCTTTCGCATCTTTAGGGAATGATTTTATTTTGCCCTTCTCTATGAGTATATTCCCGATTTTGTCGAAATTTCGGGAGGGATCGATGATTCTGCCCCCCTTTATGAGTATGCTCACCCGTTTCTCCTCGCAGAGGCCACGAGATAAAACATCGCCATCCTTACCGCGATCCCGTTTGATACCTGCTCTAGTATTACCGATCCCGGCCCGTCTGCCATATCGGAGGACAGCTCGACACCCCTGTTAATCGGACCGGGGTGCATAACGGTAACATTCTCGTGCGCCCTTTTTATTTTTTCGCGCGTAAGCCCGTAAAATCTCGAATACTCCCTGAGTGAAGGAAAGAACTCGAAATCCTGTCTCTCTTTTTGAATCCTCAGCATAATTATTACGTCCGCATCCACTACCGCCTCACTCAGATTATAGAACGTCCTGACATCGATTTTTTCGATGTACTTCGGTATCAGGGTCGGGGGACCGACAACCCGGACTTCGGCTCCGAGCTTCAGGAACCCCCAAATGTTCGATCTTGCCACACGGCTGTGAAGTATGTCGCCTACGATAACGATTTTGAGCCCCTCTATCCCCCCCTTCATACGTCTTATTGTAAACAGATCGAGAAGCGCCTGACTGGGATGTTCATGGGAGCCGTCACCGGCATTTATAATTGAGGAATTGAGCTCCTTCGCCAGGAGCCATGGCGCGCCCGACATCGGATGCCTGATTACAATCATGCTGGCTCCCATCGCCTCGAGATTTCTCGCGGTATCCAGAAGGCTTTCGCCCTTGACTACGCTGCTCTGGGAAGTGGTGAAATTTAAAACATCGGCGCTAAGTCTTTTTTCGGCGATTTCGAACGATGACCGGGTTCTGGTGCTCGGCTCGAAAAACAGATTGCAGACAGTCATCCCCCTGAGCGCCGGAACCTTTTTAACATCACGCTCCGAAACCTCTTTCATCGACTCCGCCGTATCGAGAACAAGGGTTATCTCTTCCGCGTTTAACTCTTCAAGCCCCAGGATGTGTTTGCGCTCAAATTCCATTTCTAATCTTGCACCAATAGGACCTCGTCTTTCCCGTCTGTCTCCTTTAAAAGCACCCTCACCTCCTGGGTCCTCGCAGTTTCTATTTTATGACCGATGTAATCCGGCTGTATGGGTAGTTCTCTGTGCCCCCTGTCTATAAGGGCGGCGAGCTGTATCGCAGAGGGCCTTCCGAAGTCCATAATAGCCTCGATGGCCGCCCTCGTCGTGCGCCCCGTGTACAGCACGTCATCCACAAGGATCACTTTCTTGTCTTCGACCGAGAACGGTATCTCGGTTCTCTTTACTTTGGGCCACTCGGTCTTTTGTCTGAGATCGTCTCTGTAGAGCGTTATATCGAGAGTGCCCAAAGGGGGCCTTATACCCTCGAGCTTCTCTATCGCGCTTGCGATTCTCTCGGCAATATGAACGCCCCTGGTCCTGACCCCTATAATAACAATATCGCTTGCACCGTTATTTCTCTCCAGAATCTCATTCACGATACGCAGGATAGTGCGTTTCACAGAGGCAGAGTTCATTGCTGTTTTATCCGTCATTTCAGAATCCTATTGATGTACGCTTCTGAGGACTCCCTCGCATTCGTATTCAAACTCGAATTCCCTCGTATACCTCTCGAAGAAAGTCGCGCTGTCGTGGTAATAAACCCGGATCACTATAGAATCGGATGACCGGGAAATTTTTACTTCTCTCTTGTTCGGTGGTATCCCCATGCTGTCGAGCTGCTCTGACATGCCGGTCCGTATGTAGTCGCCTCCGTATTTATGATACACGTCGGCATTTTGCTTACATACCCCTCTGATCCCTAAAATCCCCTTATAATAAATGGGAACGACTTTGAATCCTACATAGAAAATGAGGGCGAGGACAATGAACCAGAAAATAGAGGATAAGCTTTTCATTTTATCACCTCTCCATTACCGCCCTTTTTAGATATTCCGCAGCTTATTTAATTAATTCCCGATAAAATTCTTCCCCACCTCACCTTGTTCTGGATATCCGGGTTATCAAAATCCCACGACCAGTGAATCAGGAACGCTTTACCCGCTATGTTTTCTATCGGGACAAAACCCCAGAATCTGCTGTCCTGACTGTTGTCTCTGTTATCCCCCATTACGAATACCTCACCCTCGGGGACTTTTGTAACGGGAATATAGTTGCCCCTGTTTGTCTGCTGGCTGCCTTTTCGGAAAATAACAGGGTGTTCGTCGCCGAACAGATCCTCATCGTACTCATCGAACTGCTCACCGTTTCTCTCGTCAACGTATGACCCCAGAAATTCAAGCGGTACCTTCTCTCCGTTAATATATAGTTCCCTGCCGTCTATATCAATACTGTCTCCGGGAAGACCCACCACTCGTTTTATATAATAAACGCCTTTTTTTGATGGATCGTGTTCCGAGTTGGGATAGGTAAAGACTATAACGTCGCCCCTCTCTATCTCCTCTAACGGAAATATAATCTTGTCGGTAAGAGGGATTTTCGTTCCGTAAATGAATTTATTCACCAGCAGGTGGTCTCCCACAAGAAGGGTGGGAATCATAGACCCCGAGGGAATTTTAAAGGGCTGGAAAATAAAGGTTCTTATGATAAGCGCAAGCGCAATTGCGAATATGAGGGCTTCAACATTCTGTCTCAGCTTGGACTTCGTAAAACCGGAGAGATAATCCCTCGAAGCTACTTCGAGCTCATCAGTTTTAATTTTAATCTCCTCGGTGTTTCCACCGGAGATAGCGCCCTCAAGCGCGCTTATTCTTTTGTTTATTATCTCCCGAGCTTTGGGCTTTAATTTTGAGCTGTTGTTATTTAAAAGGGATTTTGTCTCGGAAAGAATCTTCTTGGCTCTGTTCTTTACTTTCTTGTCCCTTGACCATAAACCGACCATAATTGAGGTTTGATTATATATGGGGAATCAGGTTGTTTCAATATTGGCCGTAAGCCGGAATACAAATTAGAGGACAACCGTTTGCTTACACCTCAATCAATTACGGCCCTTCCCATTCGAGCATTCTCTGGACCGACTTTACTCCC includes:
- a CDS encoding aspartate carbamoyltransferase catalytic subunit produces the protein MEFERKHILGLEELNAEEITLVLDTAESMKEVSERDVKKVPALRGMTVCNLFFEPSTRTRSSFEIAEKRLSADVLNFTTSQSSVVKGESLLDTARNLEAMGASMIVIRHPMSGAPWLLAKELNSSIINAGDGSHEHPSQALLDLFTIRRMKGGIEGLKIVIVGDILHSRVARSNIWGFLKLGAEVRVVGPPTLIPKYIEKIDVRTFYNLSEAVVDADVIIMLRIQKERQDFEFFPSLREYSRFYGLTREKIKRAHENVTVMHPGPINRGVELSSDMADGPGSVILEQVSNGIAVRMAMFYLVASARRNG
- the lepB gene encoding signal peptidase I, which produces MVGLWSRDKKVKNRAKKILSETKSLLNNNSSKLKPKAREIINKRISALEGAISGGNTEEIKIKTDELEVASRDYLSGFTKSKLRQNVEALIFAIALALIIRTFIFQPFKIPSGSMIPTLLVGDHLLVNKFIYGTKIPLTDKIIFPLEEIERGDVIVFTYPNSEHDPSKKGVYYIKRVVGLPGDSIDIDGRELYINGEKVPLEFLGSYVDERNGEQFDEYDEDLFGDEHPVIFRKGSQQTNRGNYIPVTKVPEGEVFVMGDNRDNSQDSRFWGFVPIENIAGKAFLIHWSWDFDNPDIQNKVRWGRILSGIN
- a CDS encoding dihydroorotase, which produces MSILIKGGRIIDPSRNFDKIGNILIEKGKIKSFPKDAKEFENNSKYKVIDAGRKIVSPGFVDIHVHLREPGYEYKETIRSGCESAAAGGFTSIVCMPNTNPINDNASVTEYIMLKARTEGIVNVFPIGAITKGEKGETLAQIGEMYEAGCVGVSDDGMPVMNSKVMRHAMEYVKAFGIPVISHAEDRNLSASGVMNEGDMSTLLGLKGIPAASEDVMVSRDITLAELTGTHLHICHVSTAGSVRLIRDAKARGVNVTAEAAPHHFTLTDKAVGEYDTNSKMNPPLRGESDMEAVREGLRDGTIDVIATDHAPHSEDEKKVEFDLAPFGIVGLETALPLSLRLVEQGVISLHDMIAKMTYIPSKIVNIERGTLNPGAPADVVIFDAERRYTVDRDKFHSKSKNTPFHGWELSGAVICTIVNGRVVYSC
- the pyrR gene encoding bifunctional pyr operon transcriptional regulator/uracil phosphoribosyltransferase PyrR, coding for MTDKTAMNSASVKRTILRIVNEILERNNGASDIVIIGVRTRGVHIAERIASAIEKLEGIRPPLGTLDITLYRDDLRQKTEWPKVKRTEIPFSVEDKKVILVDDVLYTGRTTRAAIEAIMDFGRPSAIQLAALIDRGHRELPIQPDYIGHKIETARTQEVRVLLKETDGKDEVLLVQD